A genome region from Synchiropus splendidus isolate RoL2022-P1 chromosome 5, RoL_Sspl_1.0, whole genome shotgun sequence includes the following:
- the mcee gene encoding methylmalonyl-CoA epimerase, mitochondrial isoform X1, giving the protein MITLTCVDPGVAGKQAPRETLDLRLVPGLENGVYNVEGCGCCRLLRMHSTTAALHQGLPGSLWKLGRLNHIAIAVPDIDKATALYRDTLGATVSEKVPLPEHGVYTVFVELGNTKLELLHPLGDKSPIAGFLQKNKAGGMHHICIEVDNINAAIADLKAKNIRTLSAEPRIGAHGKPVMFLHPKDCDGVLVELEEA; this is encoded by the exons ATGATTACCCTCACATGTGTGGATCCCGGCGTTGCAGGTAAACAGGCTCCACGAGAAACACTCGATCTGCGTTTGGTTCCGGGGCTTGAAAATGGCGTCTACAATGTTGAAGGTTGTGG ATGTTGCCGCCTGCTGAGAATGCACTCGACAACAGCCGCCCTCCACCAAGGCCTTCCCGGCTCTCTGTGGAAGCTTGGAAGGCTGAACCACATCGCCATCGCTGTGCCTGACATAGACAAGGCCACAGCATTGTATCGAGACACTTTGGGAGCCACAGTAAGTGAGAAAGTGCCCCTCCCGGAACATGGTGTGTACACTGTGTTTGTGGAGTTGGGCAACACAAAGCTAGAGCTGCTCCATCCCCTCGGCGACAAGAGTCCAATTGCTGGCTTCCTGCAGAAGAACAAGGCTGGTGGCATGCACCACATCTGCATCGAG GTTGACAACATCAATGCAGCAATAGCGGACCTCAAAGCCAAAAACATCAGAACTCTATCAGCCGAGCCCCGGATCGGAGCTCATGGAAAGCCAGTGATGTTCCTCCACCCTAAAGACTGTGATGGTGTGCTGGTGGAGCTCGAGGAAGCATGA
- the mcee gene encoding methylmalonyl-CoA epimerase, mitochondrial isoform X2, with product MASTMLKVVAAGLPRCCRLLRMHSTTAALHQGLPGSLWKLGRLNHIAIAVPDIDKATALYRDTLGATVSEKVPLPEHGVYTVFVELGNTKLELLHPLGDKSPIAGFLQKNKAGGMHHICIEVDNINAAIADLKAKNIRTLSAEPRIGAHGKPVMFLHPKDCDGVLVELEEA from the exons ATGGCGTCTACAATGTTGAAGGTTGTGG CTGCAGGTCTTCCCAGATGTTGCCGCCTGCTGAGAATGCACTCGACAACAGCCGCCCTCCACCAAGGCCTTCCCGGCTCTCTGTGGAAGCTTGGAAGGCTGAACCACATCGCCATCGCTGTGCCTGACATAGACAAGGCCACAGCATTGTATCGAGACACTTTGGGAGCCACAGTAAGTGAGAAAGTGCCCCTCCCGGAACATGGTGTGTACACTGTGTTTGTGGAGTTGGGCAACACAAAGCTAGAGCTGCTCCATCCCCTCGGCGACAAGAGTCCAATTGCTGGCTTCCTGCAGAAGAACAAGGCTGGTGGCATGCACCACATCTGCATCGAG GTTGACAACATCAATGCAGCAATAGCGGACCTCAAAGCCAAAAACATCAGAACTCTATCAGCCGAGCCCCGGATCGGAGCTCATGGAAAGCCAGTGATGTTCCTCCACCCTAAAGACTGTGATGGTGTGCTGGTGGAGCTCGAGGAAGCATGA